The DNA sequence TTAAGCTACTACCTTCAAGTATTCTTTCTATCTTCTTATTCAGCTCCTCCCCCTCCTCATCGAAATCTGTGAGTATTGCAACTTTAAGTCCCATGTACTTCATGTTTAGATCTTCTATTAATGTTAGCAGTGGTTTATGCGTGTCTCCTAGAGCTATTATGTTGGTTTTGCATCCAAGCTTCCTCAAAACATACCTATCCCTTTTACCCTCCACTATTATTAGATCGACATTTTCATCTAACTTTTTAAGTGCTTCAATTATTTCCATTCTCCTTTCGATAATCTTCCTCTTACCTCTCATCTACTTCCTCCTCGCATGGAATATTATGTGGCGTAATTCTGGTAGTAGCAGTTTTTCTAAGGCTATGGGTATGGCGTTTGGAGATCCAGGTATTGCAACAAGTAATCTCCCATTTAGAATTCCAGCTGTGGCTCTAGACATTATTGCTGCAGACCCTATCTCCCTATAACTTAGCATCCTAAATATCTCTCCAAAACCCTCCATCTCCTTTTCCAAAATTTCCATTATAGCTTCATATGTTAAGTCTGTTTTGCTTAATCCTGTTCCACCTATGAATATTATTGCATCATCCCCCTCCTCAATCCTCTTTTTTGCCCACATTTGTATAATCCCCTTATCGTCTGGCACGATCTCCTTACATGTAACCGTATATCCATATTTCTCAATTATCTTCTTAGCTATTTCTCCGGATTCATCTTCGAATGGTTCTCCCCGAATCTTCTTCTCATATCTCGATGTGCTCACAACTATTATTGCAACTTTTACTTCCTCAGCCTCCTTCAATGCCTCCTCCTTATGTTTTACGCTCAAATTCTTACCCCCTATAAATTCTTGTTCCAGTTTTCCCCTCCAATGCTTCTGCAGCCTTCTCCAATGATGTTATTATTGCCATTTCTCCACCCCACTCTATAAATCTTATGCAGGCTTGTATTTTTGGTCCCATACTTCCAGGTGGGAAATGTCCTTCCTCATAATACTTCTTAGCTTCTTCCACAGTCATTTTGTCAATGTCCACTTCGTTTGGCTTCCCAAAATTCAATTTAACCTTTTCCACATCGGTTAGTATTAGGAGTATGTCTGCATTTATTATCTCTGCAAGTTTCTCGCCTGCTAAATCTTT is a window from the Candidatus Methanomethylicota archaeon genome containing:
- a CDS encoding molybdenum cofactor biosynthesis protein MoaB, producing MSVKHKEEALKEAEEVKVAIIVVSTSRYEKKIRGEPFEDESGEIAKKIIEKYGYTVTCKEIVPDDKGIIQMWAKKRIEEGDDAIIFIGGTGLSKTDLTYEAIMEILEKEMEGFGEIFRMLSYREIGSAAIMSRATAGILNGRLLVAIPGSPNAIPIALEKLLLPELRHIIFHARRK